Genomic window (Dyadobacter fanqingshengii):
GAGTTCGCCGGCATAGGAAACCGGTCCTTGCGGGTGGTAAACGGTCACCAATGTATTGTACGCAGCGTTGGTCGCGAGGTCGAAATCCGTTCTGGTTTTATAAAAATTTTCTGCGTTCGGATTGGAGATCGGGGCGAGTTCCAGGAAGGAATCTTTACATCCCCACGAAGCCGCAACGAGGCTGATTACTGTGAAGATTTTTATGATATTTTTCATTTTCGTTTTTTGTTTTTGTGCACTTAAAAATCAGCCTTAATCCCAACCGTAATCACCCTTGGCAATGGATAAGATCCATAATCCACCCCCTGAAAGGCCCCCGGAACCGGCGCGTTTCCGCTGCTGTATGAGCCCGCAGTTTCCATGCTGCTGCTATACGACGTTGTTCCGTAAGTCGTGTTTTCAGGATCATAACCCGTGTATTTGCTGAACAAATGCACATTCTCAGCATTCACATAAACCCTGGCACTGCCGATTTTCAGTTTGTTGCTCCACTTCGCAGGCAATGCATACGAAACTCTCACATTTCTCAATCTCACAAAGGATGCGTCTTCCACCCAGTATGAAGAGAATTGTTTTTGAAGACCCAGATAATTTACCGATGGCTTGAAATGTTTGCCATCACCCGGCTCGGCTTCCGAACGCCAGTAATTGTACATGCTTGCAAAGAAGTTCCGGCCGTTATCCCAGGTTCCCAGATAACGCACATTGTTGTTGGCAATCTCACCGCCAAACGATCCCTGAAACAAGAATGAAAGTTCAAAGCCCTTATAACCAACTGTGTTGGTGATGCCGGCGGTAAAATCAGGCTGGTAATTGCCTAGGATGGTGCGGTCGGCATCCGAAATTTTGCCATCGCCATTTACGTCACGCACTTTCGGATCACCCGGTGTTGTGCTCGCGTGATGCGGATAGGCGTCAATTTCATTTTGATTATTGAAAACGCCGTCGAAAACATATCCGTAAAAATTCGAAACAGGCTGCCCTACTTCCGTGCGAACCGTCACCACATTGTCTACATACTGGATAGGCGCATTGCCAGGTCCGAGTTGCAGCACTTTGTTGCGATTTCTTGATAAGTTAAAATCTGTTGTCCAGGTAAAATCTCCAACCAGGTTTTTCGAAGAAATATTCAATTCAACACCACGGTTACGCATCTTGCCAATGTTTGTCAATTGAGAAGAAAAACCCGTAATGTCCGGAACCGGAACAAAAAGAAGCATATCGCGGGTAATGGAATTGTAATATTCTGCCGACAGGTTTACCCGGTTATTGAAGATTGCCAGATCCACGCCTACATTGAACTGGTTTGTCTTTTCCCAACGCAATCCTGAGTTAGCCAGGTTACTCACTTTCAACCCGTTAGCAATCGTTGTCCCGTTTACATAAGGAGCGGCGGCAAGCAAACTGATCGCTCCGTAATTCGGAATCTGATTGTTCCCCGTCACACCATAACTGGCACGAAGTTTCAGGCTGTTAATGGCATTGACGCCCGATAAAAAGCTTTCGTCTGAAATTAGCCAACCCGCTGATACAGAAGGAAAATAACCCCACTTGTTATCCTCACCAAAACGCGACATGCCATCACGGCGAATCGCGCCGGTCAGGAAATATTTGTTTTTAAAATTGTACTGAACCCTCGCCAGATAGGAAAGCAGCGACCATTCGCTTGCCGTTGTGTTTCCCGCAGTCACCGTTCCCGCATTGAGCGTGTGAACCAGATCGTTGGGGAAATTATTGGCAGCTACATACATGGTTTCGTCACGCTGTTTTTGGCTGGTGTAGCCCAGCAGTCCCGTCAATGCATGCTCTCCAATCTTCTTTTCGTAGGTTAATGTATTTTCGCTCAGCCAGTTAAACATATATGCATCACCCGAATTTCCCTGCGCCGCAAGCACAGCTGAGTAGCCATATTTTTGTTTATCATTCCAATAAAAGGCATTGCGCATGTTGTAAAGGTTCCCACTTAGGCTCGTCCTGAAACGCAGGTTATCCACGATCTCATATTCCAAAAAGCCCGTTGCAAGCGTATTAAATGATTTTCTGGACTTGTCAACTTCTCTTGTAAGCGAATATGGATGCCACAAATTCATGTCGGCATAGGAAGTGAAACGGAACCAGGTTGAATTTGGATCGCGAAAACCCAGATTACCATTTTCGTTGTAAACCGGGAAGTGGGGATTGCTTTGTAAGCCCAGACTGATTACATCACTTTTCCCCTGCGTTCCTTCTGTGCGATCGAAAATGGAAGTGATGCCCAGGTTCAGACCAACACTTAACTTCTTGCTGATCTGTGTTTTAACATTAGATCTCACTGAGAGACGTTTGTAGTAATTCGCGTCCAAAACTGCGGTTTGATCCAGATAAGCGGCCGAAAACATGTATTGTGTTTTTTCCGTGCCGCCAGAAATCGTGATCTGTGCATTATAGGAAGGGGCCGTACGGAACATGACATCCTGCCAGTTTGTGCCTTTCCCGAATTGCTGCGGATTGTTTGTAAAATCTTCGGGAATTTTCAGTGTAGCAGGCCTTGCACTGTTGGGATCGCTCGCATTACCGCCTTGCGCAGTCCAAGCATTATTTTTCGCATCAACATATGTTTCAATATACTGCTGCGCGTCCATCATTTTAACCCGGCGAACGACTTTTTGAGAACCATATTCAACATTGGCGCTCACACTCACTTTTCCCGGCTTGCCCATTTTAGTCGTAACCAAAATGACACCGCTGGAACCTCTCGAACCATAAATTGCAGCCGAAGACGCATCTTTCAAAACTTCAATAGATTCAATATCCTGCGGGTTAATGAGGTTCAAGTTGAAGTTTTCAAGCGGAACGCCGTCTACAACGATCAGCGGATTTGTCCCGGCTGTAATCGAGCTGACCCCACGAATTTTGATCACCGGAGAAGCACCCGGCGCACCTTGCGATTGCGAAATGTTAACCCCTGGCAATGTTCCTGCAAGCGATTGCGTCACATTACTGAAAGAGCGGTCTTTGAATTTATCGTAATTAATGGAAATAACCGCCCCTGTTACAGCACGTTTGCTTTGCGTTCCGTAACCGACTACAACCATTTCTTCCAGCGATTTGCTTTCTGAAACAAGCTTTACCGAGATATCCGAGCGGCTCCCCACAGTTTCTTCAACTGATTGATATCCAACGAAGCTGAACACAAGCACCGTTTCCGCATTAGGCACTTCGATCTGGAATGTTCCATCCGAGCCCGTTGTCGTTCCCCGCTGTGTTCCTTTGATCACGACACTCACGCCCGGTAACGGATCGGTATCGTTAACACCCGTTACGCTGCCCTTCACAGCGAAACTCTGCGCATTGACCACGGGCACCGCCAGTATAAATGCCAGGATGATCGGTAAGAGTTTTCTCATATTGCAGTTTTCTTTTATTTTCTTTTTTATTCTATTTTTTACGAAAAATAGGAACATTTTCATTCACAAAAAATAAATTGGTAATATTTATGTCTTATTTCGATAAAAAATTGTTCAAATCCATTTGAAACTATCGTTTTGGCTATGAGTGGACCCTCGCAGTGTGTTCCGTTCGGAGAAATAAAAAACAAAATAAAAAAACCCATGCATGAAGCA
Coding sequences:
- a CDS encoding SusC/RagA family TonB-linked outer membrane protein, producing the protein MRKLLPIILAFILAVPVVNAQSFAVKGSVTGVNDTDPLPGVSVVIKGTQRGTTTGSDGTFQIEVPNAETVLVFSFVGYQSVEETVGSRSDISVKLVSESKSLEEMVVVGYGTQSKRAVTGAVISINYDKFKDRSFSNVTQSLAGTLPGVNISQSQGAPGASPVIKIRGVSSITAGTNPLIVVDGVPLENFNLNLINPQDIESIEVLKDASSAAIYGSRGSSGVILVTTKMGKPGKVSVSANVEYGSQKVVRRVKMMDAQQYIETYVDAKNNAWTAQGGNASDPNSARPATLKIPEDFTNNPQQFGKGTNWQDVMFRTAPSYNAQITISGGTEKTQYMFSAAYLDQTAVLDANYYKRLSVRSNVKTQISKKLSVGLNLGITSIFDRTEGTQGKSDVISLGLQSNPHFPVYNENGNLGFRDPNSTWFRFTSYADMNLWHPYSLTREVDKSRKSFNTLATGFLEYEIVDNLRFRTSLSGNLYNMRNAFYWNDKQKYGYSAVLAAQGNSGDAYMFNWLSENTLTYEKKIGEHALTGLLGYTSQKQRDETMYVAANNFPNDLVHTLNAGTVTAGNTTASEWSLLSYLARVQYNFKNKYFLTGAIRRDGMSRFGEDNKWGYFPSVSAGWLISDESFLSGVNAINSLKLRASYGVTGNNQIPNYGAISLLAAAPYVNGTTIANGLKVSNLANSGLRWEKTNQFNVGVDLAIFNNRVNLSAEYYNSITRDMLLFVPVPDITGFSSQLTNIGKMRNRGVELNISSKNLVGDFTWTTDFNLSRNRNKVLQLGPGNAPIQYVDNVVTVRTEVGQPVSNFYGYVFDGVFNNQNEIDAYPHHASTTPGDPKVRDVNGDGKISDADRTILGNYQPDFTAGITNTVGYKGFELSFLFQGSFGGEIANNNVRYLGTWDNGRNFFASMYNYWRSEAEPGDGKHFKPSVNYLGLQKQFSSYWVEDASFVRLRNVRVSYALPAKWSNKLKIGSARVYVNAENVHLFSKYTGYDPENTTYGTTSYSSSMETAGSYSSGNAPVPGAFQGVDYGSYPLPRVITVGIKADF